Genomic segment of Catenibacterium mitsuokai:
TATAGCTTTATTTGGCTGTGTTGGTATGATGGAAGGTGATTATCTATTTGCAGCTAGTATAATCCTATTTGGATTATCGTTAATCCCTTATTGGTATAAGAAAGCATCTAATAAATTCATTGCGATTATCCTACCTATATTGTTTGTACTTCTGGGGGTTCTAGTTTTGTTGTTTACTATAGATTGACAGGAGAATTTCTCCTGTTTTTTTTTAGATTTCTAGAACATAATACTTGGGTGTACTGAACTAAAGTTTAAATTGCTTTCAAATATTTCAAAATATGAAAGCACAATGTTATATGATTGCAATTGATTGCATATGCCTAGAATTGGTGATAGTATACAGTTAAAGGAGAGTGATATATATGGCAAATACAACAGCTGTTTATGCCCGTATTGATACAGGGCTAAAAGAAAATGCTGAAGAGATTCTTTCTCAATTAGGCATTACGCCATCTAGTGCAATTCAGATGCTGTATAGTCAGATTGTATTAACCAGAGGTCTACCGCTTGACCTGCATTTACCTCCTACTAATCCAACTGCAATTGGTGGTATGAGTAGAGAAGAACTTGATGCAGAGTTAAGAAAAGGTGTTGAGTCATTAAAATCGGCAAAAACCTATACGGCAGATCAGGTTGATGCAGAATTGGCTAAGGAATTTGGCATATGAATGACAGGTATTCTGTAATCTATAATGAGGAAGCACGAAAAGATATTAAAGAGATTTATACTTATATTGCTTTTAAGTTAATGGTTCCTATTACTGCCGAGGATCAGATAAACAGAATTAGAAAATTGATCCATTCTCTTGATTGCATGCCTTCAAGATATCCAATTGTTGAATGGGAACCATGGAAGAGTTATGGAATGCATAGAGCACAGGTGAATCATTATGTTGTCTATTACGAAGTAGATGATAGTCAGATGGAAGTCATAATTATCAGAATATTCTATGATGGGCAAGATGTAGAAGGTATTACGTCACATATTAGTACTGATAATTGAATATTTAAGGAACAGTTATGATGATAGTGCTGTTCCTTTTATATTTTTAGGATAGAAAACTCTAAACATATGCAAAATCTATTCTAAAATATATTTTTTTAACACCTTTTTAAAGGCATTATAAAACCTCTATTCAAGACATAAGTTGAATAGATAGTGTATAATAGACATATCTTTGATACATAGAAAGGACGAATAATAATGAGATTATTTCATTTATCTGATCTTCATATTGGCTTAAAGCTGATGAATAGAGACTTAATTGAAGATCAACAATATATACTTGATAAAATTGTACGTTATGCAAAAGAAAGACAACCGGATGCAATTATGATTGCAGGAGATATTTATGATAAGGCTGTTCCTAGTGCTGAAGCAGTGAGTTTATTTGATGATTTTGTGACTTCTTTAAAGGAAGCAGTACCCCAATCTACTATTATGATGATTTCTGGTAATCATGATAGTGCTCCTAGAATAGATTGTTTTAGACAGGTACTACTTAAACAGAACCTCTATATGGTAGGTAACCCTCCTGAAAAAGAAGAAGATCATATTGAAAGAATTACTTTAAATGACAATTATGGACCTGTACATTTCTACCTTCTTCCTTTTGTGAAGCCATCCATGGTTAAAAACATTATAGGCACTAACGATGGAAGAAATTATTCTTATAATGAAACACTTAAAAAATTAATAGAAAGAGAAGAAATAAATACAGAGGATAGAAATGTATTGATTTCTCATCAGTTTTATTTACCTGTTAATAAGAAAGCAGAAGATATAGAACGTGCAGATTCTGAAATACGTACTGCAGGTAATATTGATGAAGTGAGTGGAGAAGTTTTACTTCCTTTTGATTATGCGGCATTAGGGCATATTCATAAGCCTATGAAGGTAGGAAGTGACTTGTATCGTTATTGTGGGACACCTCTCGCTTATTCTATGAGTGAGGCAGGACAAGATAAAGGTATTATTGAAATAGAAATGAAAGAGAAGGGGGTTGTAGAAACACAGGTTCTTCCTTTAAAACCACTCCATGAATTAAGAATTATTGAAGGGGAATTAAAGGATGTATTAGAACAGTCTTGTGATGATTTTGTGAGAGTAGTACTTACAGATAAACAGGACCTCAATGTCTTTGAAATGCAGGAGAAGTTAAAGAACGCCTTTCCTCGATTATTAGAAATTAGAAGAGAAAATATAAGAAAGAATAACTATCAGGCAGTCGTGAAGAAGGATGTCAAAATGGATCCATTTTCTTTATGTACTGATTTCTTAAATGGTGTTGATGAAGAAGAAAAAGAACTTCTAGAAGATATTATCAACCATGTGAAGGGAGTATAATATGAAGCCTATTAAACTTGTAATGGAAGCTTTTGGTTCCTATGCATCTAAAACTATTATTGACTTTAGTGAACCAAATCAGAACTTATTCTTAATCACTGGAGATACTGGCGCAGGTAAAACGACAATCTTTGATGCAATCGTATTTGCTTTATATGGTGAAAGCAGTTCGACTCTTAATAAAAAGACAGGAACTCTTTTGCAGAGCCAATTTGCCTCATTAGACGTCAAACCCTATGTAGAACTTACTTTCTCTCAAGGTTATGGCGATGATGAAAAGATTTATACGATTCATCGTATTCCTCAACATTATACTTATTATAAAGCAGGGGCTAAAAAGGGCTTGAGAAAAGAGAAAGCTGAATCTGGAAGTATCGCATTAATGATGCCGGATGGGTCTGAGTATCCGCAGAAGGAAGCCAATAAGAAGATTATTGATATTGTTCATTTGACTAAGGAACAGTTCATGCAGGTCGCAATGATTGCTCAGGGTGAGTTCATGGATGTATTACGTAAGACATCGAATGAAAAGAAGGAAATCTTTAGAAAACTTTTCCATACAGAAATCTATAATGATATTGTAGAAGAACTCAATCAACGTAGAAAAGAAACTGAGAAGAGTATTGGTGATATCAAGACAAAATGTATGAGTGAAGCAGGACATTTAAGTGTGGATGAAGGATATGAACAATTGGTGTTCTATATTGAAGCAATTAAAAGAGGAGAAATCAGTTACTTAGATGAACTTGTACAAGAATTAGAAGTTTATTGTAAGATTCAGGAAGAAAAACTGAATGAACAGAAACAATCTTTAAATGAAACTGAAAAATTAAAGGAAGAGAAGAAGTTTCAGTTAGATAAGGGAAGAGAACTGATTGATGCTTATTCAAATTTGGAAGTAGCCAGTAAACAGTTAACTGCTTTAGTTGCTCATAAAGAAGTAATTGAAAATAACTATAAGATGGCGTCAACAATTGATCATGCTTATAAGATCAAACAGGCATATGATGCTTATGTAGACGCTGATAAGCAATTGAAATTAACGCAAAGTAAACTCGATGAAGAGTTAAAAAGAGAGCCTGAACTGCGTTCAAAGTATGAAGAACTAAAAGAAAAGGATAATCGTGCTGATATAAAACACGAAGAATTTGTTAGATATTGTACACAAGAAACGGATAAAACGAAGAAAGATTTAGATAATAGAAAAACATTAAGTGATAAAACAAAAGAAATATCTGATATCAATAAACATACAGATGATTCTATTGAACAGCTGAATCATATAAAGAATTCTAAGAAATCATTAGTTAAGAAGCAGGAAGAAGGCAAAAAAGAATTAGACACTTTAAAAGATGTTGATACAGAAGCCGTTGTATTAGAGTCACAGCGTAAAGATTTCAAACTGAAGGTGGAATCTTATAATCAGCTAGTCAAAGATTTCAACAGTATTCAAATTAAAGAAAAAGAATTCATCACTACGCAGCATAACTATGCACGTTTAAGTGAAAACTATGGAAAGAAGAATCATATATATGAAGAGGCAAATAAGATCTTCCTAGATGCACAGGCAGGTATATTGGCTTCTACTCTTGTAGAAGGGACTCCTTGTCCTGTGTGTGGTTCTATCCATCATCCATCTCCTGCCTGCTTAAAAGAGGGTAAGGTACCAACCAAAGAAGAATTAAAAGATTTAAGAGAGACAAAAGATCAGGCGCTCATCTTAATGCAGAAAGAAAGTGCTAAGGCTTCTTCTTTAAAGACAACATTGGATGATATGAAAACAAAATATGATCTAGATTTAAGCAAGCTTGGTGCGATACTTGAATGTGATAATGATCTAGAATTATTTGAAAAGACATTGGTGAATGAAAAACAGATATTACAACAACAGGCTGATCATTTAAGAGATAAGAAAGAACGTTTCAATGAATTAAATACACTTCTTGAAAGTATTGATATAAAGTTGAAACAATATGAAGAGAAGGAAACTGCAATCACTGAGGCGATTCATCAATATGAAGTCAAGAAAGCTTCTCTTGATACAACTATTTCGCAATTAAAGAATCAGTTAAGCTATGCATCAGTAGAAGAAGCACAGAAGGCTTTAGATAAACTTATAAAGGATCAAGAGGCAGAAGATATTGCCTATAAGTTATTTAAACAGAAAGTGAGTGCTTCTCAAACAGCCTATGATAAGTGTCATACATTGATTAACACTTATAATGAATCTCTTCCACGATTAAAAGAAAGAGTTGAACAGGCAGATAACCATTATTCTCATCTAGTCGAAGAACTTCAGTGTGATGACTGGCAGAATATTATTTCAAAGTATCAGGAAAAAGATATTCAGCAGTTTAATGAACAGTATATTAGCTATACAAGAAAGTTTTCTGAATATACTTCTAAGAAGGAAACAATTGAAAAAGGAATTAATGGACAGCCATGTCCTGAACTTACTGTATTAGAAAATGAATACAATCAGGCAATGGATACTTATAAAAATCAAGCGGGTGTTGTACAGGTATTAGAACATAATTATACAAATAACAACGAATCATTAAATACCTTAGATGATATAGTGACTCATGCGAAAAAGCTGATTCATAAGAATCATCAATTGACAACTTTATATAATCAGCTTTCAGGTAATGTATCGGGATCTAGAATGGATTTAGAAACCTACGTTCAAAGAACATATCTAGAACGTATTCTTGTTGAAGCCAACAGACGTTTCTATGACATGTCTGCTGGTCAATATGAATTACATTTAAAGAATATTGAACAGGCGGGAGAAGGTAAAAACAAAGGGCTGGACTTAATGGTTTATTCTTTTGTGACTGATTCTGAAAGAGAAATTAATACATTGTCCGGTGGAGAATCATTTATGGCTGCACTTTCTTTAGCTTTAGGTATGGCAGATGAGATCAAGGAAAGTGCTGCAGGTATTGATTTAGATATCATGTTTATTGATGAAGGTTTTGGCTCTCTCGACGATCATTCAAGAGATGAAGCTGTTAAAGTACTTATGGATATGTCAGAAGGAACTAAGCTGATTGGTATTATTTCTCACGTATCAGAATTAAAACAGGAAATAGAAGATCAATTAGTTGTCTCAAAAGATGACAATGGTTCCCATGTAAAATGGCAGATCAGCTAAAAAAGATTGTCGTATGATATACACTTATGGCATAATGAGTGTGCGAGGTAAATACAATGAAAAATATTATTACACTAAAAGATGCATCGGGTACAGATATTGAATTCAAGATGCTTGATCAATTCACTCATGAAGAGCGTACATATGTCGTCCTTATGCCACATAATGAATCTACAACTCAGGTCTCTATCTATGAAGTAGTGCCTACTAAAGATGAGGGTGTAGATGGCTTATTAGGTATCACACCGGAATTGACTAATGTTCTCTTTGAAGTATTCAAAGAAAGAAACAAAGATAAATTCAATTTTGTAGAAGAATAGGCGATTGCCTATTCTTTTTTTTCTGGAAGTCATTATTTGTGCATGATATTTCTAATTGTATACATAAAGAGAATATAAATAAAAAATAGTTATATTTGGGTGTTGTAATATATAATTGTTACTGTATAATAGAGTATGGCATTGAAAGAGGGGAAGCATTATCTTATGAAAGAAGAGAAAAAGACAAATGCTGATTATAATGGGGAAGATAATCAGTTCAAATGCCAAAAGAAATTCTCCAATATACATATGATGAGAAATGGCTATCAGTATTCTGATCGTTACCTTGTCGTCAAGGCATCTCATTATATGCAAAAAAGGAAGCTGTAAGGTTCTTAATTGAGCCTTACAGCTTCTTCTATTTTTCATTGTAATGTGTATAAAATATGTTAGAATAGTGAAGGTTAAATTATTTGTGGTAAGAAATGGAGGATAATTTTATGGGGCTACAATCTAGTAGAAACATGAATCTCGCAGATCCTATTATTATTGCAGGATTAGGAGGACTTGGTGGCGGTGTCATTGATTCCTTAAAAGGTAAAATAAAAAATGATTATGATGATATAAATAGAGTAGAAATGAGAATTGTGGATATGACTTCTCATGTTAAGAAAACACATATAACAAATGATGAAATCATTATCCTAGATCCTCGTGGAACAGATTGTGACAGAACACTTGGACAGAGCATCTTTAGAGATGAAAAGGTTTATGAAGGTATTAGAAGTGAATTTAAGACACTTATTGAGAAGATGATCTCTATTGCTGGAGAAGATCATATTAATGTATTGATCGCATCTGGTATTGTTGGTGGTACTGGCGGAGGCATCTTTGTTGATTTCACTTATATGATTCATGATTTGTTTAGGGAATGCCATCATAAGAACTATAGTATTTGTGCTTATATGTTTGATGCTGAAAGCACGGATGATCAGGATGAAAAGAATCAACAGATGAAGCGAAATGGTCAGGAAGCTTTAGAAGAATTACAACATAATATGAATATCACTACGCAGGAACATCTTTATCATGCAACAATCGGACAAAGAGAAATCACTTGCAGAAAGACATTATTTGAAGAATATAAACACATTTCTTTTTGTCTAGGTGATGATGATAAACTCGATGACTTAAAAAAGCGTATGAGTACATTAATGATTGAAGAATTCTTATACTAAATCAGAACGACTATATAATGCTTT
This window contains:
- a CDS encoding zinc-ribbon domain-containing protein, which codes for MICSKCGCRVEPGMKKCPVCGSILDNEYTRYEKKMKKKRIQKKAVGFLFLVSDIIRTLIGVGIALFGCVGMMEGDYLFAASIILFGLSLIPYWYKKASNKFIAIILPILFVLLGVLVLLFTID
- a CDS encoding type II toxin-antitoxin system RelB/DinJ family antitoxin, which codes for MANTTAVYARIDTGLKENAEEILSQLGITPSSAIQMLYSQIVLTRGLPLDLHLPPTNPTAIGGMSREELDAELRKGVESLKSAKTYTADQVDAELAKEFGI
- a CDS encoding type II toxin-antitoxin system RelE/ParE family toxin, whose protein sequence is MNDRYSVIYNEEARKDIKEIYTYIAFKLMVPITAEDQINRIRKLIHSLDCMPSRYPIVEWEPWKSYGMHRAQVNHYVVYYEVDDSQMEVIIIRIFYDGQDVEGITSHISTDN
- a CDS encoding exonuclease SbcCD subunit D; its protein translation is MRLFHLSDLHIGLKLMNRDLIEDQQYILDKIVRYAKERQPDAIMIAGDIYDKAVPSAEAVSLFDDFVTSLKEAVPQSTIMMISGNHDSAPRIDCFRQVLLKQNLYMVGNPPEKEEDHIERITLNDNYGPVHFYLLPFVKPSMVKNIIGTNDGRNYSYNETLKKLIEREEINTEDRNVLISHQFYLPVNKKAEDIERADSEIRTAGNIDEVSGEVLLPFDYAALGHIHKPMKVGSDLYRYCGTPLAYSMSEAGQDKGIIEIEMKEKGVVETQVLPLKPLHELRIIEGELKDVLEQSCDDFVRVVLTDKQDLNVFEMQEKLKNAFPRLLEIRRENIRKNNYQAVVKKDVKMDPFSLCTDFLNGVDEEEKELLEDIINHVKGV
- a CDS encoding AAA family ATPase; translated protein: MKPIKLVMEAFGSYASKTIIDFSEPNQNLFLITGDTGAGKTTIFDAIVFALYGESSSTLNKKTGTLLQSQFASLDVKPYVELTFSQGYGDDEKIYTIHRIPQHYTYYKAGAKKGLRKEKAESGSIALMMPDGSEYPQKEANKKIIDIVHLTKEQFMQVAMIAQGEFMDVLRKTSNEKKEIFRKLFHTEIYNDIVEELNQRRKETEKSIGDIKTKCMSEAGHLSVDEGYEQLVFYIEAIKRGEISYLDELVQELEVYCKIQEEKLNEQKQSLNETEKLKEEKKFQLDKGRELIDAYSNLEVASKQLTALVAHKEVIENNYKMASTIDHAYKIKQAYDAYVDADKQLKLTQSKLDEELKREPELRSKYEELKEKDNRADIKHEEFVRYCTQETDKTKKDLDNRKTLSDKTKEISDINKHTDDSIEQLNHIKNSKKSLVKKQEEGKKELDTLKDVDTEAVVLESQRKDFKLKVESYNQLVKDFNSIQIKEKEFITTQHNYARLSENYGKKNHIYEEANKIFLDAQAGILASTLVEGTPCPVCGSIHHPSPACLKEGKVPTKEELKDLRETKDQALILMQKESAKASSLKTTLDDMKTKYDLDLSKLGAILECDNDLELFEKTLVNEKQILQQQADHLRDKKERFNELNTLLESIDIKLKQYEEKETAITEAIHQYEVKKASLDTTISQLKNQLSYASVEEAQKALDKLIKDQEAEDIAYKLFKQKVSASQTAYDKCHTLINTYNESLPRLKERVEQADNHYSHLVEELQCDDWQNIISKYQEKDIQQFNEQYISYTRKFSEYTSKKETIEKGINGQPCPELTVLENEYNQAMDTYKNQAGVVQVLEHNYTNNNESLNTLDDIVTHAKKLIHKNHQLTTLYNQLSGNVSGSRMDLETYVQRTYLERILVEANRRFYDMSAGQYELHLKNIEQAGEGKNKGLDLMVYSFVTDSEREINTLSGGESFMAALSLALGMADEIKESAAGIDLDIMFIDEGFGSLDDHSRDEAVKVLMDMSEGTKLIGIISHVSELKQEIEDQLVVSKDDNGSHVKWQIS
- a CDS encoding DUF1292 domain-containing protein, translating into MKNIITLKDASGTDIEFKMLDQFTHEERTYVVLMPHNESTTQVSIYEVVPTKDEGVDGLLGITPELTNVLFEVFKERNKDKFNFVEE
- a CDS encoding tubulin-like doman-containing protein, giving the protein MGLQSSRNMNLADPIIIAGLGGLGGGVIDSLKGKIKNDYDDINRVEMRIVDMTSHVKKTHITNDEIIILDPRGTDCDRTLGQSIFRDEKVYEGIRSEFKTLIEKMISIAGEDHINVLIASGIVGGTGGGIFVDFTYMIHDLFRECHHKNYSICAYMFDAESTDDQDEKNQQMKRNGQEALEELQHNMNITTQEHLYHATIGQREITCRKTLFEEYKHISFCLGDDDKLDDLKKRMSTLMIEEFLY